Proteins encoded together in one Lathyrus oleraceus cultivar Zhongwan6 chromosome 5, CAAS_Psat_ZW6_1.0, whole genome shotgun sequence window:
- the LOC127084708 gene encoding uncharacterized protein LOC127084708: protein MVERISVSSKSEKVVHGKNPSAGIKQKFHNLLSSFEDSTEKENDEKAADDYSIVESKLNGFKMETQTSRIGSTRDDASITQARIDGSNSVNDELNCVLNENKLAVEEVDAGMASFGNEESSAPIGDERLTVSKQKEKELVDEVTIRTSEVEHLERELELMKAAAETAFDNQQSIDVYLDQLTEQVHAKRDHFSTLESEWDAVRKPLEERKRTLEESLYSNNSDAQVMLQKLREVQQEERFISSEIRKREEEHSKLLADLENQQKVAPRKSYTHRIEEITKNSRKQDADIERILKETREVQLESNSIQESLHRTYAVADEIVFREAKKDPTGLQVYKLLVNIHKGFEQISEKILATDRIRREVSDYEMKLAATPSTSRSLDVSKLQSDFDGVIIRDDE from the exons ATGGTTGAGAGGATTTCGGTGTCATCTAAGAGTGAAAAGGTTGTTCATGGTAAGAATCCTAGTGCTGGAATCAAACAAAAATTTCATAACTTATTAAGCTCTTTCGAGGACTCAACTGAAAAGGAAAATGATGAAAAGGCAGCTGATGATTATTCTATAGTTGAAAGCAAACTAAATGGTTTCAAAATGGAGACTCAAACTTCCAGAATAGGAAGTACCAGAGACGATGCCTCTATCACTCAGGCCCGCATAGATGGATCCAACTCTGTGAATGATGAATTAAACTGTGTACTAAATGAAAATAAATTGGCTGTAGAAGAGGTTGATGCAGGAATGGCTTCATTTGGAAATGAAGAAAGTTCTGCTCCTATTGGTGATGAACGTTTGACAGTCTCAAAACAAAAG GAGAAAGAACTTGTTGATGAAGTAACTATAAGGACTTCGGAAGTGGAACATCTTGAACGAGAATTGGAACTGATGAAAGCAGCAGCTGAAACGGCATTTGATAACCAGCAGTCTATTGACGTCTACCTTGACCAGTTGACTGAACAAGTACATGCTAAAAGAGATCACTTTTCGACTTTGGAATCAGAATG GGATGCTGTAAGAAAACCCTTGGAAGAGAGAAAGAGAACTCTTGAGGAATCTTTATATTCAAATAATTCAGATGCACAGGTAATGCTCCAAAAGTTGAGAGAAGTGCAGCAGGAAGAACGGTTCATTTCATCTGAAATTAGAAAGAG GGAGGAAGAACATTCAAAACTTCTTGCAGATCTGGAAAATCAGCAGAAAGTAGCACCTAGGAAATCCTATACTCACCGCATTGAGGAGATTACGAAAAATAGCCGCAAACAAGATGCTGATATTGAGAGAATCTTAAAAGAAACTAGGGAGGTTCAATTGGAAAGTAATTCTATCCAGGAAAGTTTGCATCGGACATATGCTGTTGCCGATGAAATTGTGTTTAG GGAAGCAAAGAAAGATCCAACAGGGCTGCAGGTTTATAAACTCCTGGTAAACATCCATAAAGGTTTTGAACAAATATCTGAGAAAATTCTGGCAACGGATAGAATTAGAAGAGAAGTATCTGACTATGAAATGAAACTGGCAGCCACACCTTCCACTTCAAGAAGCTTAGATGTGAGCAAGTTACAATCTGATTTTGATGGCGTGATTATTAGGGACGACGAATAG